One genomic segment of Mytilus trossulus isolate FHL-02 chromosome 4, PNRI_Mtr1.1.1.hap1, whole genome shotgun sequence includes these proteins:
- the LOC134716390 gene encoding yolk ferritin-like, translating into MNSLFLLSLVVAVCSAVDDVSNVRQDFKTSTIHALNEQIVKELQASYIYKAYSQYYARADVSLPGFAKFFSKAAKEESEHAEKLMDYLNMRGGEVKLQDIKLNDVCDVVSEELGKHSGIENSRTKACMCYFMAKSQTWNLCGDRDDWYNGLMGMEDALVLERFVNQKLLDLHKATESDAHLSHVLEHDFLDEQVQSIKSIGDTVKQLRRVKKGLGEYLLDEKM; encoded by the exons ATGAACTCGTTGTTTTTACTAAGCTTGGTAGTTGCTGTGTGTAGTGCTGTAGATG ATGTTTCAAATGTACGACAGGattttaaaacatcaacaatACATGCCTTAAACGAACAGATCGTGAAAGAACTCCAGGCCAGTTATATCTACAAGGCATAT TCCCAGTACTATGCCAGAGCTGACGTATCCTTGCCTGGGTTTGCCAAATTCTTCTCTAAAGCTGCCAAAGAAGAGTCAGAACATGCAGAGAAATTGATGGATTACCTGAACATGAGAGGTGGTGAAGTCAAACTTCAAGATATAAAG TTGAATGATGTATGTGATGTGGTATCGGAAGAATTGGGAAAACATTCCGGTATAGAAAACTCAAGAACAAAAGCATGT ATGTGTTACTTCATGGCAAAATCTCAAACATGGAACTTGTGTGGG GATAGAGATGATTGGTACAATGGGTTAATGGGAATGGAGGATGCGTTGGTGTTAGAAAGATTTGTCAACCAGAAATTATTAGATCTCCACAAAGCTACAGAGAGCGATGCTCAT CTTTCCCACGTACTGGAACATGATTTCTTAGATGAACAAGTCCAGTCTATTAAGAGCATAGGAGACACAGTAAAACAGTTGAGGAGAGTAAAGAAAGGTCTTGGAGAATATTTATTggatgaaaaaatgtaa